GGCAACCTGATAACCTCCCCAGCTTTGTCCCTGTATGCCTATTTTTGATCCCTCAACCCAACTGTTCTTTTTTAAGCTTTCAACGCCGGAATTGATGAATTCTTCAGCAGATTTGCCAGGATAACCAATTTCGTAACTGATATCCGGAGCAAATACCAGATAGCCATTACTTACAAAAAAAGAAATGTTAAGTCTGGATGGGGTGGGTGCGGGAGCAATATAATCATACAAACCCGAACTTAGTTTCTCGTAGAAATAAACGATCATCGGGTATTTTTTTGTAGGATCGAAATCTTCTGGCTTGTACAAAATGCCTTCTGCAGCAAGTCCTTTAGGAGTCGTCCATTTTACAAGTTCTGCTGTTCCCCAATTGTAGTTCTGTTGCTGAAGATTGGTATTGCTTAGCTTAACTTCTGTTTTTAAATCTGCAGAAGTAAAAATATTTGGTGAACTCGTATAATTACTTTTATCGTATAAGTAGCGATTTGCATTTTTAGCTTTTACAAGTTCAGAGTAATGGAATGGCCCCATTACAATGCGTTCTGGATTTTTGTTGTCGGATATATTTTTACGATAAAAGCCATTTTCTTTGCTTGCACGATTGAAAGCAGTAAGCCAGATGGCTTCTTTTTTTGTAATGAACCTTTCTTCCGGATCTACAATTTGGTAGCGAAAAGTTAAACCATTTTGTCTGCCAAATCCATTAGTGATGTTTTTTGCAGCGGTTTTGCCATCGGGCGAAAAAGACCAGATGTCATATTTATCATAGATCAAAACCGATTTGTCCTCTTCTGTCCATCCAGCAATACCATAGGGTCTGGCTTCTGCAGGTACATCGTTTTCTTCATCATTGAACTTGACATTTATACCATCATTGAGCTGCGTAGTTTTGCCTGAGGAAATGGCATAGGTATAGATGCCCTGGTTTTTACCATCTGTATAGATGATGTAGTTGCCCCCGGGAGAGGCCACTGCGCCCTTTACCCGAGAAAGGATTTTTTTCTTTGTCCCGTTTTTGAGGTCAGACAGGTAATAATCACGGAAGGATTCTCCGGTCCACTGACTTTCTAACCTGTAGCCAGCATCTGTAGAGGCCAGCACATAACTGGCAAGACCTTCATTGACGATACTGGCATCGGGAATCTTTAAATCCGTTAAGGGTATAATTTTAGGATCGCTGCTGTAAATGTTGATCACCGAAAGGAAGCTTCTTTTTAAATCCTTTTCCAGATTTTTCAATTGCATGGGTTGCAGGTAGTCATCCTTATAACCCCATATGTCTAGTTTAGCATGTTCAAAATCTACCAGGGTGGTATCTTTTGCAATTTTTATAGGGGCGATACCGAAAAAAAGCTTTTCCCCATCTTTGCTGAAACTTAGCAATCCATCTCCGCTAACCGCCCATTTGGCCGGCATACCGGTGATTTCCCGATCTACCAATACTTGTGCGGTATCTAAACTAGGTGAGTTATAATAGATGCTATAATCTTTAATTTCTGCTTTTTCGGGACTGCTTTCGCCAAGAAAGGCCAGGTGTTCACTGTCTTCGTCAAAAATGAATCCTTTGAAATTTCCTTTGTTTTTAACCAAAGTCTTTAAGGTTCCCTTTTCTGTATTATAAAGGAAAACACCCTGGACAGCTGCTTTATCTTTTTTGCTGCCTGTGCAGGCCAGTACAAGCAACTTGCCATCTTTACTGAACTGATAGTCGTTTACATAATTAAAAGTACGCTGGCTTCCGGTTAAAAAGTTACGGACAATTAAGTCTGTCCCCTCTGTTTTAGTTGGAGCCTCCGTACCTTTATTTTTTTTAGTAGAATCCTGTTGTGGCTCTGGTTGGTAAGCCAGGTGGCTGGAGCCATTTTCGGAAATTTTGAAAGATTTAACTTTTGCAATTTTTAGCACGGTTGAATTCAGCAGGTTTGCGATACCAAGTGTGTCTTTATGCAGTTCTTCTGGTTTTTTCTTTTTAATTTTTGCCGTACGAACCTCTTGAAAAGTAGGTTTGATGAGAAAGGCCGCAAATTTACTGTCGGCAGTGAACTGTACATTGCTGGCCCTTGGTACATTAAACGCAGCGTTATTAACTACGTTTTTAAAATACAGGATACCGTCGCCTTCTTGTTTAACGATGGTAAAGGCCGTCCATTGCCCGTTATCTGACAGTTTTTTTAGTCCTGTATTTTCCCAGGAATCGTAAACAGTATGGTTGAGTGGTTTTTTTTGTGCGAAAGCTAATTCTGTAATGAAAAGAAATAATAATACTAGTTTTCCCTGCATGTTTGTGGCTGATTTATATGATCAAAAGATTCAAACCTAAAAATTGTAAATTTTTAGCACAATTGGGGATTGTTTAGCGTTTTTATTACAAATTGTTTAAAAGGAAAGGTTATTAAACAGAAAAAGCACCTTCATGAGGTGCTTTTTCTGTTTAATCGATTGATGTAGGATTATTTATTTTTTTTATCCTGGATCTTGTTCACTTCTTGCTGACGCATATAGTCATCCAAACGAGCCTGGAACTTTGATTTTTTCTTCGTTTCTTCAGGTCTTTTTTTGTTCTCTTTTAAGGTAGCATGTATTTTTTCGTCATTGACCATGCTTTTAATTAAGAACTGCTGACCGAATGTGAGCATGTTGGCTAAGAAATAATAGTAGTTTAAGCCTGAAGGATAATCGTTCAGTACACCCAAAAATACAATTGGCATGATGTAACCAATATATTTCATCTGACCGGTTGCACCAGATACCTGGTTATTAAAATAGGTATAGATTAGGGTTGAAACCGTCATTAGGATACACATTAAACTTAAGTGATCTCCAAGGAATGGAATATGTACACCAAATTTAATGAAATCATCATACGTAGAAAGATCATGCATCCACAGGAAGCTTTGTCCCCTTAATTCGAAAAGGTTAGGGAAAAAGAAGAAGAAGGCCATAACAATTGGCAACTGCAGTAACATGGGTAAACAACCACCCAATGGGTTTACACCTACTTGTTTATAAAGTTTTAAATACTCCTGTTGTAGTAATGTTGGGTTGCTTTCTCCTACTTTAGCTTTAATCTCGTCCATTTCTGGTTTAAGAATCCGCATTTTAGCCATAGAGATGTATGACTTGTAAGTTAAGGGCGATAACACCAGTTTTAACAGGATGGTTAAAACCAGGATAATTAAGCCATAGTTCCAACCAAAACCTTCAAGGAAGTTGAACACCGGCAATACCACAAACCTGTTGATGTATTTTAATGGCCAGTAGCCCATTTCAACCAATTTCTCTATTTCATGTCCCTGTTCTTTTAATTCAGCGAACTTGTTGGTGCCGAAATAGAAGCTCATGCTATAGTTTTGTGCTGCCAGTTGATTGAAAGGTAAATTCATACGGGCAGAATACCATTTCACTACACCAGGATCTGTAAGGGTTTTAACCGAAAGATCTCCGGATTCAAAAGGAACTGAAGGTACCAGTACGCCTGAGAAAAAGTGTTGCTTAAAGGCAAACCATTCTACTTTACCTTTTGTAAGTGCTACATCTTCATCCTTAGCAAAATTTAAATGGTCAGGGTTTTCATCTGCATACTTATAATAAGGTGCAGAGTAATGTTGTTCATTGGTTAATGATTTTTCCTGCTCTTTTAAAATACCCTGCCAATTTAATACAATTGAATTGCCTTGTACTACCTGGTTTAAGCCGATAAGGTTAGCATTAAAAACTAGATTGTTACTGTTGGCTTTCAAGCTGTAAATGAAATCTATAAATTTACCAGCGCCATAAGTAGCACGCATCGTTAAAGCAGAATCACTGATTAAAGGCGTAAAAAACAAGTCGTCTGTCTTTACTGTTTTACCGTTCACATTCAATTCCAATCCAAACTTGGTTTGGTCGCCATCAAATAAAACAACTGGCTTTCCGTGGTACGATTCCTGTCCTTTGATTTGTACAGAAGCTATTTTACCACCTTTATTTGTAAAGGTTACTTTAAGTTTTTCATTTTCCAGTACATTAGTGCTGGCAGTACCTGTTAAATTAGCTCCAAAAGGACCTGTTAGGGTTGCAGAATCCAGTGCGGGAGCAGCATTGATTAAAGCAGTAGTTGTATCCTTGGCTTTCTCTTCTGTTGCCGGATTTACGCCGGCTCTTTTTAAAGAATCTATCCGCTGTATTTCGCGCTCTTTCTTCATTTCGGCCTCTGATGGCTTATTAAAGTAGAAAAAGCCAGCAAGAACGATCATGATCAGGAATAATCCTGTAAACGTATTTCTATCCATTATTGTCGTTTAAACGCGTATTATTTTATTTTCTTTTTTGCATGCTCCATCGCAGCGGCGACAAATTTAACAAAAAGTGGGTGAGGATTAGCAACTGTTGATTTTAATTCCGGGTGAAATTGGCCGCCCACAAAGAAAGGGTGGTTTTTAAGCTCAATAATTTCAACCAGATGGCTGTCAGGGTTCATTCCCGAAGCAATCATTCCGGCTTCTTCATATTGGCTCAAATAATCATTGTTGAATTCATAACGATGTCTGTGACGCTCATTGATATGAGATTTTCCGTACGCGGCATAAGCTTTTGTGCCTTTTTTAAGATCGCATGGATAAGAACCTAAACGCATAGTGCCTCCTTTGTCGGTCACTGTTTTTTGTTCTTCCATCATGTCAATTACAGGATGCGGTGCTTCTTCATCAATCTCCGTAGTGTTTGCATTAGCAAGACCAAGAACATTTCTTCCAAATTCTATGACCGCACATTGCATACCTAAACAGATACCGAAGAAGGGAACATTATTTTCGCGGACATAACGAATGGCATCAATTTTACCTTCAATACCTCTGCTGCCGAAACCCGGTGCGACCAGTATACCGTCCAAATGTCCTAATTTCTCTTTTGCATTGTCAGGGAAAACCTCTTCAGAATGCACGTATTCTACGCGTACTTTACATTCATTTTTGGCACCTGCGTGAATAAAAGATTCAATAATGGATTTGTACGCATCTGGCAACTCCACATATTTGCCAATTAAGCCAATT
The nucleotide sequence above comes from Pedobacter sp. MC2016-14. Encoded proteins:
- a CDS encoding prolyl oligopeptidase family serine peptidase; amino-acid sequence: MQGKLVLLFLFITELAFAQKKPLNHTVYDSWENTGLKKLSDNGQWTAFTIVKQEGDGILYFKNVVNNAAFNVPRASNVQFTADSKFAAFLIKPTFQEVRTAKIKKKKPEELHKDTLGIANLLNSTVLKIAKVKSFKISENGSSHLAYQPEPQQDSTKKNKGTEAPTKTEGTDLIVRNFLTGSQRTFNYVNDYQFSKDGKLLVLACTGSKKDKAAVQGVFLYNTEKGTLKTLVKNKGNFKGFIFDEDSEHLAFLGESSPEKAEIKDYSIYYNSPSLDTAQVLVDREITGMPAKWAVSGDGLLSFSKDGEKLFFGIAPIKIAKDTTLVDFEHAKLDIWGYKDDYLQPMQLKNLEKDLKRSFLSVINIYSSDPKIIPLTDLKIPDASIVNEGLASYVLASTDAGYRLESQWTGESFRDYYLSDLKNGTKKKILSRVKGAVASPGGNYIIYTDGKNQGIYTYAISSGKTTQLNDGINVKFNDEENDVPAEARPYGIAGWTEEDKSVLIYDKYDIWSFSPDGKTAAKNITNGFGRQNGLTFRYQIVDPEERFITKKEAIWLTAFNRASKENGFYRKNISDNKNPERIVMGPFHYSELVKAKNANRYLYDKSNYTSSPNIFTSADLKTEVKLSNTNLQQQNYNWGTAELVKWTTPKGLAAEGILYKPEDFDPTKKYPMIVYFYEKLSSGLYDYIAPAPTPSRLNISFFVSNGYLVFAPDISYEIGYPGKSAEEFINSGVESLKKNSWVEGSKIGIQGQSWGGYQVAHLITRTNMYAAAWAGAPVANMTSAYGGIRWDSGMNRQFQYEKTQSRIGATLWEKPELYIENSPLFSLPKVNTPVVIMSNDADGAVPWYQGIEMFTGLKRLGKPSWLLNYNNEAHNLMQRQNRKDIQIREQQFFDYYLKGAKAPVWMTGGIPSTEKGKSWGFELTDDKP
- the yidC gene encoding membrane protein insertase YidC, with product MDRNTFTGLFLIMIVLAGFFYFNKPSEAEMKKEREIQRIDSLKRAGVNPATEEKAKDTTTALINAAPALDSATLTGPFGANLTGTASTNVLENEKLKVTFTNKGGKIASVQIKGQESYHGKPVVLFDGDQTKFGLELNVNGKTVKTDDLFFTPLISDSALTMRATYGAGKFIDFIYSLKANSNNLVFNANLIGLNQVVQGNSIVLNWQGILKEQEKSLTNEQHYSAPYYKYADENPDHLNFAKDEDVALTKGKVEWFAFKQHFFSGVLVPSVPFESGDLSVKTLTDPGVVKWYSARMNLPFNQLAAQNYSMSFYFGTNKFAELKEQGHEIEKLVEMGYWPLKYINRFVVLPVFNFLEGFGWNYGLIILVLTILLKLVLSPLTYKSYISMAKMRILKPEMDEIKAKVGESNPTLLQQEYLKLYKQVGVNPLGGCLPMLLQLPIVMAFFFFFPNLFELRGQSFLWMHDLSTYDDFIKFGVHIPFLGDHLSLMCILMTVSTLIYTYFNNQVSGATGQMKYIGYIMPIVFLGVLNDYPSGLNYYYFLANMLTFGQQFLIKSMVNDEKIHATLKENKKRPEETKKKSKFQARLDDYMRQQEVNKIQDKKNK